One region of Wyeomyia smithii strain HCP4-BCI-WySm-NY-G18 chromosome 3, ASM2978416v1, whole genome shotgun sequence genomic DNA includes:
- the LOC129730240 gene encoding aldehyde dehydrogenase 1A1-like, whose translation MAIAAPEVKYTKIFINNKFVNAVSGKTFPTINPATGKKIADVAEGDAADVDLAVKAAKAAFERKSVWRQMDASARGMLLHKLADLMEKNLQYLASLESLDNGKPYTSAVYDVHGSVAALRHAAGWADKIHGETLPTDGPHLTYTRKEPVGVVGQIIPWNYPMLMLAWKWGPALGTGCTIVMKPAEQTPLTALYLCALAKEAGFPAGVINMVPGYGATAGNAITVHPDIRKVAFTGSVEVGKKIMAGAAGTLKKVSLELGGKSPLVICDDVDVDEAAQIAYGGVFENMGQCCIAATRTFVQEGIYDAFVKKAAELAKSRKVGCPFTQGTQHGPQIDDRQFKKILHYIEIGQKEGAKLETGGVRVGTEGYFIEPTVFSNVTDNMTIAKEEIFGPVQSIIKFKTLDEAIDRANATSFGLAAGIVTKNLNNAILFSNAVEAGSVWVNTYLAVAVQAPFGGYKQSGIGREMGKDGMELYLETKTVSIRLPSKV comes from the exons ATGGCTATCGCAGCACCGGAGGTAAAATACACAAAGATCTTTATCAACAATAAGTTCGTGAATGCTGTGAGTGGAAAAACGTTCCCCACGATAAATCCGGCGACTGGGAAAAAGATTGCCGATGTCGCCGAGGGCGACGCAGCCGATGTCGATTTGGCGGTCAAGGCCGCAAAAGCTGCGTTCGAGCGAAAATCTGTCTGGCGCCAAATGGATGCTTCTGCTCGAGGAATGCTGCTGCATAAACTAGCCGACCTGATGGAAAAAAATCTACAGTACTTGGCCAGTCTGGAGTCGTTGGACAATGGAAAACCGTACACCAGCGCCGTCTACGATGTGCACGGATCCGTTGCTGCACTAAGACATGCCGCAGGTTGGGCTGACAAGATCCACGGCGAAACTCTGCCTACGGATGGTCCCCATTTGACTTATACCAGAAAGGAACCGGTTGGTGTAGTTGGACAAATTATTCCGTGGAACTATCCTATGCTGATGTTGGCCTGGAAGTGGGGACCCGCTCTAGGAACCGGCTGCACGATCGTTATGAAACCAGCGGAACAGACTCCGTTGACGGCTTTATATTTGTGTGCTTTGGCAAAGGAAGCTGGCTTCCCTGCTGGTGTGATTAATATGGTACCTGGATACGGGGCAACCGCTGGTAACGCCATAACCGTCCACCCGGATATCCGAAAGGTAGCTTTTACAGGATCAGTGGAAGTTGGTAAAAAAATTATGGCTGGTGCAGCTGGAACTCTGAAGAAGGTTTCCCTGGAGCTGGGAGGAAAAAGTCCGCTGGTTATTTGCGATGATGTTGACG TGGATGAGGCAGCACAAATTGCATACGGAGGTGTGTTTGAAAACATGGGTCAATGCTGTATCGCCGCTACGCGTACATTTGTTCAGGAAGGAATTTACGACGCATTTGTGAAGAAGGCGGCTGAACTGGCAAAGTCACGCAAGGTTGGCTGTCCATTCACTCAAGGCACTCAACATGGACCACAAATTGACGACAGGCAGTTCAAGAAGATTTTACACTATATTGAAATCGGACAGAAGGAGGGTGCCAAGCTGGAAACGGGCGGAGTTCGTGTCGGTACCGAAGGTTACTTCATCGAACCAACAGTATTCTCCAATGTCACCGATAACATGACGATCGCGAAGGAGGAAATTTTCGGCCCGGTGCAGAGCATTATCAAGTTCAAGACCTTGGACGAAGCGATTGATAGGGCGAACGCCACCAGCTTCGGACTGGCTGCAGGCATCGTAACGAAAAACCTAAACAACGCGATTCTTTTCAGCAACGCCGTCGAAGCCGGCTCAGTATGGGTCAACACCTATCTGGCTGTTGCCGTGCAGGCTCCCTTCGGAGGGTACAAGCAGTCTGGAATTGGACGCGAAATGGGTAAAGATGGAATGGAATTGTATCTCGAAACGAAAACCGTTTCCATCAGGCTGCCCTCGAAGGTTTAG